TCGAGGGTGCGCTCAGCTCTTGTTGCTGATAGTCATAATCGGCGGGAAATTTCTGATCCCGCAGATAGGAGGCGAGGCCACGGCTTGCTTCATCGATACCCGAGGTACTGGTGCCGAGAACTACGCCAACCCGTGATGGGCCGAAATGTTTGATCGCCTGCCGGATTTCGTCTTCGATTTGCAGCGCAGCCGCCAACAACAGTTGATTGTTGCGGCTGCTGTGCTCGGCCAATTCGTTGGGAATAGATGGCAGCTCCCCCTGAACAGCCCCGATTGGGAAAGAGCGCCCAGTCCCCCGGCTACTGTCGTCAAGCATGCCCGAACAATCCCCCGAAAATAGAGTGCGCGCAACGTCGGGCTTGTTATTGCCAAGCGCGCAGATAACCCCCATCGCATTGAGGTATGCCGTCATGGGCTGACCTCGTCATCCAATGGGCTGACGTGATATACCAACCTTGGATCCATCCGCATCTCGAACACATCGGGTCGGCGGTACTCGACGTGCCAACGGCTGCCAAGGTCGCGCTGCCCGTCTTTAGTTCGCGCTTGCGGATAGTTAGTACGCAGTTCGGCGGCAGGCGTCAGGGCGAACAGCAATGCAGCAAACAGTTCGCGGGCTTGAGGGTTGGGCGGCAACAAACCATCGGCCTGCCACTTACCGTTAATCAGGCGTTGGCGCGCCACGGGAATCCCCAATGGGTCGATCAACGACCAACGCAAGCCGCCGCTTTCCTGTTGGATCACCAATAACCAGTCCTGACGCTGCTCAGCCTGTTCGCGCAAAATATGCAGCTGCATCGGCAGCGCCAGTTGTGGGGAGTGCTCAGGCAGTGGCGCATGGCTGGCGCAGGCACACAGCAGCAGAAGGCCAACACTGAGCAGCAGACGACGGATCATCCGGCAGCGCCTTGCATGGGTTTGCGCGCCACCACGTTGACCAGCGTTTCATCACGCTGGCCAAAGGGTGGAGGACGCTTAAGGCCGAAACGTTCTAACAAACCGAAATCCTTGGCGCGACTCCACCACAGGTACGGGTATGAAACGTTTTGCGGGCCGAACTCAAATCCTTGGCCGCGTAGCATGTCCAGGTATTGCGCCGCGCTTTTTTGTACCTGCATGGGATGGCGAAAAAGCCAACGGATGACCCAGGTATCGATGTAAGACTTGGTCGATTCAGCGAACAGCAGATAACCACCCGGTTTCAGCACCCGATAAAATTCGGCGAGGGCTTTTTCCTGTTCCACCAAATGGTGAAACGTCTGATGGCAAAACAGCAGGTCAACGCTGGCGTCCGGCATCGGCAGTTGCGCGCAATCACTGCCAGTCAGCTCGACGCTAATACCCTGCTTGCGCGCTTCGGTCCGGCTGAGGGTCAGGCTTTTCGGATCGGCGTCCACGGCCAGTAGGCGAGCCGGGGCGAACACTTGTTTCAAGCGCAGAAACGATTTGCCCTGACCACAACCCACATCAAGCAACACCGGGTCGGCGGGTGGGGGCGTGCCAGAGTCATTGAACAGACGCTGCAGGTCATTGATTGCGACGCGCAACACATGATGCTGCCACGTGTGGCTGCGTAGAAACCACAAGCCGAAACGGGTTTC
The nucleotide sequence above comes from Pseudomonas sp. AB6. Encoded proteins:
- a CDS encoding DUF3261 domain-containing protein, which translates into the protein MIRRLLLSVGLLLLCACASHAPLPEHSPQLALPMQLHILREQAEQRQDWLLVIQQESGGLRWSLIDPLGIPVARQRLINGKWQADGLLPPNPQARELFAALLFALTPAAELRTNYPQARTKDGQRDLGSRWHVEYRRPDVFEMRMDPRLVYHVSPLDDEVSP
- a CDS encoding class I SAM-dependent methyltransferase — protein: MSTDYLSETYVEETRFGLWFLRSHTWQHHVLRVAINDLQRLFNDSGTPPPADPVLLDVGCGQGKSFLRLKQVFAPARLLAVDADPKSLTLSRTEARKQGISVELTGSDCAQLPMPDASVDLLFCHQTFHHLVEQEKALAEFYRVLKPGGYLLFAESTKSYIDTWVIRWLFRHPMQVQKSAAQYLDMLRGQGFEFGPQNVSYPYLWWSRAKDFGLLERFGLKRPPPFGQRDETLVNVVARKPMQGAAG